The Thermococcus sp. MV5 genome includes a window with the following:
- a CDS encoding ATPase domain-containing protein gives MSSLFPTKRVKSGIPGFDDLIGGGFPEESTVLITGSTGTGKTTFVAQYIYKGAEEYGEPGVFVTLEERAKDIRREMGQFGWDLEKFEKQGLIAIVDGVSSISGIPSEEKFVLEDTINVDSFLRYIYRVVKAINAKRLVIDSIPSIAFRLQDEREIRGVLLKLNTILLEMGVTTLLTTEAPDPKGGKISKYGIEEYISRGVVLLDLQEKNIELKRYLLVRKMRGTRHSMRKYPFEITNKGVVVYPSGEIY, from the coding sequence ATGAGCAGCTTATTTCCAACTAAAAGAGTTAAAAGTGGGATACCGGGGTTTGATGATTTAATAGGAGGAGGTTTCCCCGAAGAGTCCACCGTCCTTATCACAGGGAGTACTGGTACAGGGAAAACAACATTCGTCGCCCAATATATCTACAAAGGAGCAGAGGAATATGGAGAACCCGGTGTTTTTGTTACATTAGAAGAGAGAGCCAAAGATATTAGGAGAGAAATGGGCCAATTCGGATGGGATCTTGAGAAATTTGAAAAACAAGGTCTCATAGCCATAGTGGATGGCGTTAGCTCTATTTCTGGTATTCCCTCTGAGGAAAAATTTGTACTAGAGGACACTATAAATGTTGACAGCTTTTTAAGATACATATATCGTGTTGTTAAAGCAATAAATGCAAAAAGACTCGTCATTGACTCAATTCCCTCAATAGCATTCAGACTCCAAGATGAAAGAGAAATTAGAGGGGTTTTATTAAAACTCAACACAATTCTCCTTGAGATGGGAGTGACGACTCTTCTAACAACTGAGGCTCCTGATCCTAAAGGAGGTAAAATTAGTAAATATGGAATAGAGGAATACATTTCTAGAGGCGTTGTCCTTCTTGATCTTCAAGAGAAGAACATAGAACTAAAGAGATACCTACTAGTGAGGAAGATGCGTGGTACCAGACATTCAATGAGGAAATACCCCTTCGAAATAACTAACAAAGGAGTCGTGGTCTATCCAAGTGGAGAGATTTATTAA
- a CDS encoding RAD55 family ATPase → MNPYHNPLARSELEEKVERIPTNIIDPLLMGGIPRGSVVLLIGDPKSGKTTFISQFIYNQLISGANVISLLVDIPRYEFISNALDFGWNLITHLNEKLHLLDAYTQRIRGGPKFSFTEEAIPDIRDTSQIIDIIKDTTTRILLNNPHNEEPLTVGIISSLTPMFFETEKKEIYKFLEDLKAFSHKNKQVWIIEMNSGVEEPQVETIIKAIVDGIIEMRLFEENHTLQRYLRVYGMRRTRHLLSWVPYDITDKGIVLKLE, encoded by the coding sequence TTGAATCCATACCACAATCCACTAGCCAGATCAGAGCTAGAAGAGAAAGTCGAGCGCATTCCTACAAACATCATTGACCCATTGTTAATGGGAGGCATTCCACGGGGTAGCGTTGTTCTCCTCATAGGAGATCCCAAATCAGGAAAAACAACATTTATAAGTCAGTTTATATATAATCAGCTAATTTCCGGAGCTAATGTAATCAGTCTCCTTGTAGACATCCCTCGTTATGAATTCATAAGTAATGCCCTAGATTTCGGGTGGAATCTTATTACCCATCTAAATGAAAAGCTACACCTTTTAGATGCGTACACTCAGAGAATCCGGGGAGGCCCTAAGTTTTCCTTTACTGAAGAAGCAATTCCCGATATTAGGGATACCAGTCAAATAATAGACATAATTAAAGACACTACAACAAGGATTCTCTTAAATAATCCACACAATGAAGAACCTCTCACAGTGGGGATAATCTCATCTCTAACTCCCATGTTCTTTGAGACCGAAAAAAAAGAGATATACAAATTTTTAGAAGACTTAAAGGCATTTTCTCACAAGAACAAACAGGTGTGGATAATAGAAATGAACTCCGGCGTGGAAGAACCTCAAGTGGAGACGATCATTAAAGCAATAGTGGATGGAATAATTGAAATGAGGCTCTTTGAAGAAAATCACACACTTCAAAGATATCTCAGAGTCTACGGGATGAGAAGAACCAGACATCTCCTTTCGTGGGTCCCTTACGACATAACTGACAAGGGGATTGTTCTTAAACTCGAATAA
- a CDS encoding histidinol-phosphate transaminase: MIFEAKFRKSLFEVERESYVKENLPMNLLDCSLGTNPYGFPKEILKEIKLESTNLSKYPSPYNDVLRETLVEYWGGAFSKNEVFIGVGSMGCLEKINKFAISQGSHVLGYVPQFQEYITEVKIMGGIYDYVALKEENDFEFSPDELIEKIKYEHVLIYIDNPNNPTGQVIPLDSIEEIVKKAASKDVIVVVDEAYGDFVDKKNSAINLNYPNLMVVRSFSKGLGLANLRIGYVVIKGMELRELYSKVNLPFQVSTLAEKIALKVLEHPEFLKESIKKISKEKRKIIDHLKKVGFNVAKTEISVPILLASKKGIDTYNYLLQRGVLTVSGENFLGLDSSYVRIRVSEKAEAFIERL; encoded by the coding sequence ATGATCTTTGAAGCAAAATTTAGAAAAAGTCTTTTTGAAGTTGAGAGAGAAAGTTATGTTAAAGAAAATCTTCCTATGAACCTTTTAGATTGTTCTCTCGGCACGAACCCTTATGGTTTTCCCAAAGAAATTTTAAAAGAAATAAAGTTAGAAAGCACTAATCTTTCAAAATATCCTTCTCCATATAATGACGTCTTAAGAGAAACTCTAGTTGAGTATTGGGGAGGAGCGTTTAGCAAAAACGAGGTTTTCATTGGAGTCGGTTCTATGGGGTGCTTGGAGAAAATAAACAAGTTTGCAATATCTCAAGGCTCTCACGTGCTAGGCTACGTTCCACAGTTCCAAGAGTATATAACTGAGGTTAAAATTATGGGTGGAATATACGACTACGTGGCACTTAAAGAAGAGAATGACTTTGAATTCAGCCCGGATGAGCTTATTGAAAAGATAAAATATGAACATGTGTTGATTTACATAGACAACCCAAACAATCCCACTGGTCAAGTGATCCCACTGGATAGTATTGAGGAGATAGTAAAGAAAGCCGCAAGCAAAGATGTTATTGTGGTTGTTGATGAGGCTTATGGGGATTTTGTGGATAAAAAGAACTCGGCAATAAATTTGAACTATCCAAACCTCATGGTTGTAAGATCATTTTCGAAAGGATTAGGATTGGCGAACTTGAGAATTGGATATGTTGTAATAAAGGGAATGGAGCTTAGGGAGCTGTATTCTAAGGTAAATCTACCATTCCAAGTTAGCACCTTGGCGGAGAAGATAGCACTAAAGGTTCTGGAGCATCCAGAGTTTCTTAAAGAGAGCATAAAGAAGATTTCAAAGGAAAAAAGAAAGATAATAGATCACTTGAAGAAAGTAGGCTTTAATGTTGCAAAAACTGAAATTAGTGTTCCAATTCTACTCGCTAGTAAAAAGGGTATTGACACGTATAATTACTTGCTTCAAAGGGGAGTTTTAACTGTGAGCGGAGAAAATTTTTTAGGGTTGGATTCTTCATATGTGAGGATAAGAGTTTCAGAAAAAGCAGAAGCGTTTATAGAACGGCTCTAA